From the Thunnus albacares chromosome 24, fThuAlb1.1, whole genome shotgun sequence genome, one window contains:
- the LOC122976010 gene encoding cyclic nucleotide-gated channel cone photoreceptor subunit alpha-like, producing the protein MDAQDHKSLAGTGPLSRLSNMMHSGRSSVGPAESSLSSQRTKDSGGRWPVAAQNMNNCNNNDGKKDEKKDEPKKDDKKDDKKDEKKDEKKDEKKDEKKDDKKDDKKDDKKDDKKDDKKEEPKEVWIMDPATDMYYYWLCTISVPVFYNLMLLVARACFNELQYKNTTLWLVLDHISDVLYYIDTFVRARTGFLEQGLLVRDEKVLKEKYMKTQQFKMDVISIFPTDIIFFAIGIDNPEWRFNRLFKLARLFEFFDRTETRTNFPNIFRIGNLVLYIIIIIHWNACLYFAISKVLGFGSDTWVYPGSKNPEFSRLARQYIYCFYWSTLTLTTIGETPPPVRDIEYFFVVADFLTGVLIFATIVGNVGAMISNMNAARVEFQAKIDSIKQYMQFRKVTKDLEVRVVKWFDYLWTEEKTCDEKLVLKNLPDKLKAEIAINVHLETLRKVRIFQDCEAGLLVELVLKLQPQVFSPGDYICKKGDIGREMYIIKEGKLAVVADDGVTQFVVLSDGAYFGEISILGIKGSKAGNRRTANIRSVGYSDLFALSKDDLMEALIEYPDAKYALEDKGRAILMKDNLIDESLVNATDAKDLEDKVNHIEASYEVMSLKFRKLTEQYESSQRKLKQRLSNMSNQVRTLRVDNE; encoded by the exons TGGTGGTCGGTGGCCCGTGGCCGCACAAAACATGAACAACTGCAACAACAATGATGG caaaaaagatgagaagaaagaCGAACCCAAGAAGGATGATAAGAAAGATGAcaaaaaagatgagaagaaagatgagaagaaagatgagaagaaagatgagaagaaagaTGACAAGAAAGATGACAAGAAAGATGACAAAAAGGATGACAAAAAGGATGACAAGAAGGAAGAGCC AAAGGAAGTGTGGATCATGGATCCCGCCACAGATATGTACTACTACTGGCTGTGCACAATATCTGTCCCAGTGTTCTACAACCTGATGTTGCTGGTGGCCAG GGCTTGTTTTAATGaattacagtataaaaatacaacactgtGGTTGGTTTTGGACCACATCTCAGATGTCCTCTACTACATTGACACCTTTGTGAGAGCTAGAACAG GTTTTCTGGAGCAAGGGCTGCTAGTAAGGGATGAGAAGGTcctgaaagaaaaatatatgaaaacacaacagttcaAAATGGACGTCATAAGTATCTTTCCCACTGATATTATATTCTTCGCAATTGGAATTGACAACCCAGAGTGGAGGTTCAACCGTCTCTTTAAGTTAGCACGACTCTTTGAGTTCTTTGACCGGACTGAAACTCGAACCAATTTCCCTAACATCTTCCGAATTGGTAACCTTGTACtttatatcatcatcattatccaCTGGAATGCTTGCCTCTACTTTGCCATCTCCAAGGTGCTTGGATTTGGCTCAGACACATGGGTATATCCAGGCTCGAAGAATCCTGAGTTTTCTCGACTGGCCAGGCAATATATCTATTGCTTTTACTGGTCCACACTTACCCTGACCACTATTGGTGAGACACCGCCCCCAGTTCGAGACATTGAATACTTTTTTGTTGTAGCTGACTTCCTCACTGGGGTTCTGATCTTTGCTACAATTGTAGGCAATGTTGGTGCCATGATTTCCAACATGAATGCTGCACGTGTAGAGTTCCAGGCTAAGATTGACTCCATCAAGCAGTACATGCAATTTCGGAAGGTCACCAAAGACCTGGAGGTAAGGGTGGTAAAGTGGTTTGACTACCTCTGGACAGAGGAGAAAACATGTGATGAAAAGCTGGTGCTGAAGAACCTTCCAGACAAGCTAAAGGCTGAGATTGCCATCAATGTACATCTGGAGACCCTAAGAAAAGTGCGCATTTTTCAAGACTGTGAAGCAGGTTTACTTGTTGAGTTGGTTCTCAAGCTTCAGCCTCAAGTTTTCAGTCCTGGCGACTACATCTGTAAGAAGGGTGACATCGGCAGGGAAATGTACATCATCAAAGAAGGAAAGCTGGCTGTAGTAGCAGATGATGGGGTTACCCAGTTTGTGGTCCTCAGTGATGGGGCATACTTTGGGGAAATTAGCATTCTTGGTATCAAGGGCAGTAAGGCAGGTAACCGGAGAACGGCCAATATCCGAAGTGTGGGCTACTCTGACCTGTTTGCCTTGTCCAAGGACGATCTGATGGAGGCACTCATTGAGTATCCTGATGCTAAATATGCCCTGGAGGATAAGGGGAGGGCCATCCTTATGAAAGATAACCTCATAGATGAGTCGCTGGTCAATGCTACTGATGCCAAAGACTTGGAGGACAAAGTCAATCACATTGAAGCCAGTTATGAAGTCATGTCGCTTAAATTTCGAAAGCTAACAGAACAGTATGAATCCTCCCAGCGGAAACTCAAGCAACGGCTCAGTAATATGTCAAACCAGGTTCGCACTCTCAGAGTGGACAATGAGTAG